One Pieris brassicae chromosome 11, ilPieBrab1.1, whole genome shotgun sequence DNA window includes the following coding sequences:
- the LOC123716041 gene encoding uncharacterized protein LOC123716041 isoform X3, with amino-acid sequence MQCWLDSGIYTGLSQIFEPKMYGWYPMDWTARRQALTHPLHTQSVTTRKKKKVRQKSDPHYGYEPYWEGYGKKLEEKKKETGENFACGEECHLMFVEFCIFIYGEVCGRGKNYTHKTFENYCQLLNHDCSGREKWMIAYRGPCQNDTLKTYPTKRADFIDRAKKYQSEFYRKNPTTVKFALTKTLPYRTFTKRS; translated from the exons A TGCAGTGTTGGCTGGATTCGGGGATATATACCGGACTCTCCCAGATTTTTGAACCTAAAATGTACGGATGGTACCCAATGGATTGGACCGCTCGCCGACAAGCATTGACCCATCCCTTGCATACGCAAAGTGTTACAAC acgaaagaaaaaaaaggttaGACAGAAGTCCGACCCTCATTACGGTTATGAACCTTATTGGGAAGGGTATGGGAAAAAGTTGGAAGAGAAAAAAAAGGAAACGGGAGAAAATTTTGCTTGTGGAGAAGAGTGTCACCTTATGTTTGTTGA gttttgtatttttatatatggaGAAGTCTGCGGTAGGGGAAAAAATTACACCCACAAAACGTTTGAGAACTACTGCCAGTTGTTGAACCATGACTGTAGCGGACGTGAAA AGTGGATGATTGCATATCGCGGGCCGTGCCAGAACGAcactttaaaaacatacccaACGAAACGTGCAGATTTCATTGATAGAGCAAAGAAGTATCAATCCGAATTTTATAGGAAGAATCCCACTACGGTTAAATTTGCTCTAACCAAAACGTTACCTTATCGAACGTTTACAAAACGGTCATAG
- the LOC123716041 gene encoding uncharacterized protein LOC123716041 isoform X4, protein MNKKLKAKFVRYIVQCWLDSGIYTGLSQIFEPKMYGWYPMDWTARRQALTHPLHTQSVTTRKKKKVRQKSDPHYGYEPYWEGYGKKLEEKKKETGENFACGEECHLMFVEVDDCISRAVPERHFKNIPNETCRFH, encoded by the exons atgaataagaaattaaaagcaaaattCGTGCGATATATCG TGCAGTGTTGGCTGGATTCGGGGATATATACCGGACTCTCCCAGATTTTTGAACCTAAAATGTACGGATGGTACCCAATGGATTGGACCGCTCGCCGACAAGCATTGACCCATCCCTTGCATACGCAAAGTGTTACAAC acgaaagaaaaaaaaggttaGACAGAAGTCCGACCCTCATTACGGTTATGAACCTTATTGGGAAGGGTATGGGAAAAAGTTGGAAGAGAAAAAAAAGGAAACGGGAGAAAATTTTGCTTGTGGAGAAGAGTGTCACCTTATGTTTGTTGA AGTGGATGATTGCATATCGCGGGCCGTGCCAGAACGAcactttaaaaacatacccaACGAAACGTGCAGATTTCATTGA
- the LOC123716041 gene encoding uncharacterized protein LOC123716041 isoform X2: protein MNKKLKAKFVRYIVQCWLDSGIYTGLSQIFEPKMYGWYPMDWTARRQALTHPLHTQSVTTRKKKKVRQKSDPHYGYEPYWEGYGKKLEEKKKETGENFACGEECHLMFVEYGEVCGRGKNYTHKTFENYCQLLNHDCSGREKWMIAYRGPCQNDTLKTYPTKRADFIDRAKKYQSEFYRKNPTTVKFALTKTLPYRTFTKRS from the exons atgaataagaaattaaaagcaaaattCGTGCGATATATCG TGCAGTGTTGGCTGGATTCGGGGATATATACCGGACTCTCCCAGATTTTTGAACCTAAAATGTACGGATGGTACCCAATGGATTGGACCGCTCGCCGACAAGCATTGACCCATCCCTTGCATACGCAAAGTGTTACAAC acgaaagaaaaaaaaggttaGACAGAAGTCCGACCCTCATTACGGTTATGAACCTTATTGGGAAGGGTATGGGAAAAAGTTGGAAGAGAAAAAAAAGGAAACGGGAGAAAATTTTGCTTGTGGAGAAGAGTGTCACCTTATGTTTGTTGA atatggaGAAGTCTGCGGTAGGGGAAAAAATTACACCCACAAAACGTTTGAGAACTACTGCCAGTTGTTGAACCATGACTGTAGCGGACGTGAAA AGTGGATGATTGCATATCGCGGGCCGTGCCAGAACGAcactttaaaaacatacccaACGAAACGTGCAGATTTCATTGATAGAGCAAAGAAGTATCAATCCGAATTTTATAGGAAGAATCCCACTACGGTTAAATTTGCTCTAACCAAAACGTTACCTTATCGAACGTTTACAAAACGGTCATAG
- the LOC123716041 gene encoding uncharacterized protein LOC123716041 isoform X1: MNKKLKAKFVRYIVQCWLDSGIYTGLSQIFEPKMYGWYPMDWTARRQALTHPLHTQSVTTRKKKKVRQKSDPHYGYEPYWEGYGKKLEEKKKETGENFACGEECHLMFVEFCIFIYGEVCGRGKNYTHKTFENYCQLLNHDCSGREKWMIAYRGPCQNDTLKTYPTKRADFIDRAKKYQSEFYRKNPTTVKFALTKTLPYRTFTKRS, encoded by the exons atgaataagaaattaaaagcaaaattCGTGCGATATATCG TGCAGTGTTGGCTGGATTCGGGGATATATACCGGACTCTCCCAGATTTTTGAACCTAAAATGTACGGATGGTACCCAATGGATTGGACCGCTCGCCGACAAGCATTGACCCATCCCTTGCATACGCAAAGTGTTACAAC acgaaagaaaaaaaaggttaGACAGAAGTCCGACCCTCATTACGGTTATGAACCTTATTGGGAAGGGTATGGGAAAAAGTTGGAAGAGAAAAAAAAGGAAACGGGAGAAAATTTTGCTTGTGGAGAAGAGTGTCACCTTATGTTTGTTGA gttttgtatttttatatatggaGAAGTCTGCGGTAGGGGAAAAAATTACACCCACAAAACGTTTGAGAACTACTGCCAGTTGTTGAACCATGACTGTAGCGGACGTGAAA AGTGGATGATTGCATATCGCGGGCCGTGCCAGAACGAcactttaaaaacatacccaACGAAACGTGCAGATTTCATTGATAGAGCAAAGAAGTATCAATCCGAATTTTATAGGAAGAATCCCACTACGGTTAAATTTGCTCTAACCAAAACGTTACCTTATCGAACGTTTACAAAACGGTCATAG